A portion of the Cryptomeria japonica chromosome 5, Sugi_1.0, whole genome shotgun sequence genome contains these proteins:
- the LOC131030182 gene encoding uncharacterized protein LOC131030182 isoform X1 produces the protein MLLLNLKVTHGLTNTCFTDILRLLANKILPKDNKLPHSHREVSLVMKDIGMEYNTYDACPNDHILYYGSNANLQQCPVCHIGRYCQDQVSKKVPYKVLRHIPLKPRFERMFKCKELAKYMDYHAHGRSQDGVMCMAADSKHWKEIEEKWPHLRNEPRNARISLAMDGVNPFRDLRTTYSVWPVLIINNNLPPWMAMKKERAMLTLIIPGKYQVKDMDVYMEPLIDELRELWHGVNMLDVSRPINDRNFLFHAMLIWTIHDAPGLSICCGLQTKGNHGGPSCGPKMLYRQSKDLNKTVYDEYRQFLPQNHRYRVHKKNNFNGKEVEMRKPRRMNPARWKALYDRKEGTGFPPGMKRLSIFYKLDYYENLPIAHLFDTMHIGKNVAECLWKHLNGTNLEAQIKLRKDLQVANVMPNMWLHENNSYDHAPWTFTSKEKENIIDTMKTIRFPSGFGATLKNLFTRDGSEFSGLKTHDWHNWIKYVLPAAIPSTFDRDVRLTIYKLSKYLRWVSSKEILPDDLKYWKMNVSLLMCDIQMCFPPSFFNSQEHYLVHLVEEIEHCGPIHIRTMWLVERYMKVLKQFVRQKARPEGSMVEGYMVFQAMVHLSEYLPQLHLEASRLWNYSQSQSFEGEKLEGQGTSKRIKDAKEWEALHLYVAYNSDFMLEWMEKYAEQKKVEDEKAWANIYNIHGQNTVRGLPASHKRKWSERCSWNWLKTNIEHEATKGRNRVTQQQLNFVKGSINGEVTYYEGMWNFGHHFRIKKVDEKRQTYDCGVSTSFEVECRSHANDRQPITSTLRYYGVLEDIIELDFMSFKKVIFHVEWYKLIKVGEEKTIFMHNNGFHMINTSRFEATFEPYVFPNQCDQIFLIPNLEQPGWSFVIDYDPRGRRVTYVEDNEDAEVPLDDENSVDGDDENFIVNDAYDQDEDHDEFIEVFEGHEQPHEHQVHEDDEFIDFNLPVVEDDEDHENASINLFVDLGPINDEVFMPSNEEISFEDDIV, from the exons ATGTTGTTGTTGAATTTGAAGGTTACACATGGATTGACAAATACATGCTTTACTGATATATTAAG GCTTTTGGCAAACAAAATACTTCCAAAGGACAATAAGTTACCTCATTCACATAGAGAAGTATCTTTAgtaatgaaagatattggaatggagtacaATACATATGATGCATGTCCAAATGACCATATATTGTACTATGGAAGCAATGCAAATTTGCAGCAATGCCCAGTGTGTCACATAGGTAGATATTGTCAAGATCAAGTATCCAAGAAGGTTCCTTATAAAGTACTACGACACATTCCACTAAAGCCAAGGTTCGAGAGGATGTTCAAATGCAAGGAGTTGGCAAAATATATGGATTATCATGCACATGGGAGGAGCCAAGATGGTGTCATGTGTATGGCCGCGGATAGCAAACATTGGAAAGAGATTGAGGAAAAATGGCCACATTTAAGAAATGAGCCAAGGAATGCAAGAATTTCTCTAGCAATGGATGGTGTAAATCCTTTTCGAGATCTTAGAACAACATATTCTGTTTGGCCAGTTCTAATTATTAACAACAATCTCCCCCCCTGGATGGCAATGAAAAAGGAGCGTGCAATGTTAACTCTTATCATACCAG GGAAGTATCAGGTAAAGGATATGGATGTATACATGGAGCCCCTCATTGATGAGCTTCGTGAATTATGGCATGGTGTAAATATGCTTGATGTATCAAGACCTATCAATGATAGAAACTTCCTCTTTCATGCTATGCTTAtctggacaattcatgatgccccggGGCTCTCTATTTGCTGTG GGCTACAAACAAAGGGGAATCATGGTGGTCCATCATGTGGGCCAAAAATGTTGTATAGGCAATCAAAGGATCTCAATAAAACTGTATATGATGAGTACAGACAATTCTTACCACAAAATCATCGTTATCGAGTGCATAAGAAAAATAACTTCAATGGAAAGGAAGTGGAAATGAGGAAGCCAAGAAGGATGAACCCTGCTAGATGGAAAGCACTGTATGATAGAAAAGAAGGGACGGGCTTTCCACCAGGAATGAAAAGACTCTCTATTTTCTACAAATTAGACTATTATGAGAACTTGCCAATAGCCCACctatttgatactatgcatatcgGGAAAAATGTGGCAGAGTGCTTGTGGAAACATCTAAATGGAACCAACCTTGAAGCACAAATAAAGTTACGAAAGGACCTCCAAGTTGCCAATGTCATGCCGAACATGTGGTTGCATGAAAACAACTCATATGATCATGCTCCGTGGACTTTTACATCaaaggagaaagaaaacatcattgaTACAATGAAAACCATAAGATTTCCTTCTGGCTTTGGTGCAACATTAAAAAACTTATTCACAAGAGATGGATCTGAGTTCTCGGGCctaaaaacacatgattggcaCAATTGGATAAAG TATGTGTTGCCTGCAGCAATACCAAGCACTTTTGATCGTGATGTTAGGTTAACTATTTACAAACTATCCAAATATTTGAG GTGGGTCTCATCTAAAGAGATACTTCCAGATGACTTGAAGTATTGGAAAATGAatgtttcacttttgatgtgtGATATTCAAATGTGCTTCCCTCCAAGCTTTTTTAATTCTCAAGAGCACTACCTTGTACACCTAGTAGAAGAGATTGAACATTGTGGTCCTATTCATATTCGAACAATGTGGCTTGTGGAGAGATATATGAAGGTTTTAAAACAATTTGTTAGGCAAAAGGCTCGTCCAGAAGGGTCCATGGTTGAGGGGTACATGGTTTTCCAAGCAATGGTTCATTTGAGTGAGTACTTACCTCAATTGCATCTCGAAGCTTCGCGATTATGGAATtatagccaatctcaatcatttgaagGAGAAAAATTAGAGGGTCAAGGGACTTCAAAGAGGATAAAAG ATGCTAAGGAGTGGGAAGCATTACATTTGTATGTTGCATACAATTCTGATTTTATGTTGGAATGGATGGAGAAGTACGCTGAACAAAAGAAAGTAGAGGATGAAAAGGCATGGGccaatatatataatatacatggtCAAAACACTGTTCGAGGATTGCCCGCAAGCCATAAAAGAAAATGGTCGGAGAGATGCTCATGGAATTGGCTAAAGACCAATATTGAACACGAAGCAACAAAAGGGAGAAATAGAGTGACACAACAACAACTGAATTTCGTGAAAGGATCTATAAATGGGGAG GTAACATATTACGAAGGAATGTGGAATTTTGGTCATCACTTTCGCATCAAAAaggttgatgaaaagagacaaacttatGATTGTGGAGTTTCAACATCATTTGAGGTAGAATGTCGTTCACATGCAAATGATAGACAACCAATCACAAGCACACTTCGCTATTATGGAGTGCTGGAGGATATTATAGAGCTTGATTTTATGTCTTTCAAGAaagttatttttcatgttgaatGGTACAAGCTTATCAAAGTGGGTGAAGAAAAAACTATCTTTATGCACAACAATGGATTCCATATGATTAATACATCTAGGTTTGAAGCCACTTTTGAACCTTATGTGTTTCCAAATCAATGTGACCAGATATTTCTCATTCCAAATTTAGAACAACCTGGTTGGTCATTTGTTATTGATTATGATCCAAGAGGACGAAGAGTAACATATGTTGAAGACAATGAAGATGCAGAAGTCCCCCTTGATGATGAAAATAGCGTAGATGGAGATGATGAAAATTTTATTGTCAATGATGCATATGACCAGGATGAAGATCATGATGAGTTTATTGAAGTGTTCGAAGGACATGAACAACCACATGAGCATCAAGTCCATGAAGATGATGAATTTATTGATTTTAATTTGCCTGTAGTTGAAGATGATGAAGACCATGAAAATGCTAGTATTAATTTATTTGTAGATTTAGGGCCCATTAATGATGAGGTATTTATGCCATCAAATGAGGAAATTTCATTTGAGGATGACATTGTTTGA
- the LOC131030179 gene encoding putative germin-like protein 2-3, with amino-acid sequence MAGYLRLSFIFLCVFICCCSDRVMGGDPDSLQDFCVADMQGIVSVNGFSCKDPKMVSAEDFFFGGLRRGDTNNAVGSNVTAANVNQIPGLNHLGISLVRIDYAVDGIIPPHTHPRASEILVLLEGKLLVGFIDTTNKFHSKVLEKGDVFVFPKGLLHFQQNVGVGDAVAIAGLSSQNPGIQVTANSLFAANPPMPDGVLTKAFRSDKALIDFIQGKFM; translated from the exons ATGGCAGGCTACTTGCGCTTGAGCTTCATTTTTCTGTGTGTATTTATATGTTGTTGCAGCGACCGTGTGATGGGAGGAGATCCTGATTCCTTGCAAGATTTCTGTGTTGCAGACATGCAAGGCATAG TTTCGGTGAACGGCTTCTCTTGCAAGGACCCCAAAATGGTTTCAGCAGAGGACTTCTTCTTCGGAGGGCTGCGACGAGGGGACACAAACAACGCCGTAGGGTCTAACGTAACAGCAGCCAACGTTAACCAGATTCCGGGGTTAAACCATTTGGGAATATCGTTGGTCCGCATAGACTACGCTGTGGATGGAATTATTCCTCCTCACACGCATCCAAGAGCCTCAGAAATCCTGGTTTTACTTGAAGGCAAGCTGCTAGTGGGATTCATCGATACAACAAACAAGTTTCACAGCAAGGTGTTGGAGAAAGGAGACGTGTTTGTGTTTCCGAAGGGATTGCTACATTTCCAGCAGAATGTTGGGGTGGGAGATGCAGTGGCCATCGCTGGGTTGAGCAGCCAGAATCCAGGAATTCAGGTTACTGCCAATTCTCTGTTTGCCGCAAATCCTCCCATGCCAGATGGTGTATTGACCAAGGCCTTCCGCAGCGACAAAGCACTTATCGATTTCATCCAGGGCAAGTTCATGTAA
- the LOC131030182 gene encoding uncharacterized protein LOC131030182 isoform X2 — protein sequence MDVYMEPLIDELRELWHGVNMLDVSRPINDRNFLFHAMLIWTIHDAPGLSICCGLQTKGNHGGPSCGPKMLYRQSKDLNKTVYDEYRQFLPQNHRYRVHKKNNFNGKEVEMRKPRRMNPARWKALYDRKEGTGFPPGMKRLSIFYKLDYYENLPIAHLFDTMHIGKNVAECLWKHLNGTNLEAQIKLRKDLQVANVMPNMWLHENNSYDHAPWTFTSKEKENIIDTMKTIRFPSGFGATLKNLFTRDGSEFSGLKTHDWHNWIKYVLPAAIPSTFDRDVRLTIYKLSKYLRWVSSKEILPDDLKYWKMNVSLLMCDIQMCFPPSFFNSQEHYLVHLVEEIEHCGPIHIRTMWLVERYMKVLKQFVRQKARPEGSMVEGYMVFQAMVHLSEYLPQLHLEASRLWNYSQSQSFEGEKLEGQGTSKRIKDAKEWEALHLYVAYNSDFMLEWMEKYAEQKKVEDEKAWANIYNIHGQNTVRGLPASHKRKWSERCSWNWLKTNIEHEATKGRNRVTQQQLNFVKGSINGEVTYYEGMWNFGHHFRIKKVDEKRQTYDCGVSTSFEVECRSHANDRQPITSTLRYYGVLEDIIELDFMSFKKVIFHVEWYKLIKVGEEKTIFMHNNGFHMINTSRFEATFEPYVFPNQCDQIFLIPNLEQPGWSFVIDYDPRGRRVTYVEDNEDAEVPLDDENSVDGDDENFIVNDAYDQDEDHDEFIEVFEGHEQPHEHQVHEDDEFIDFNLPVVEDDEDHENASINLFVDLGPINDEVFMPSNEEISFEDDIV from the exons ATGGATGTATACATGGAGCCCCTCATTGATGAGCTTCGTGAATTATGGCATGGTGTAAATATGCTTGATGTATCAAGACCTATCAATGATAGAAACTTCCTCTTTCATGCTATGCTTAtctggacaattcatgatgccccggGGCTCTCTATTTGCTGTG GGCTACAAACAAAGGGGAATCATGGTGGTCCATCATGTGGGCCAAAAATGTTGTATAGGCAATCAAAGGATCTCAATAAAACTGTATATGATGAGTACAGACAATTCTTACCACAAAATCATCGTTATCGAGTGCATAAGAAAAATAACTTCAATGGAAAGGAAGTGGAAATGAGGAAGCCAAGAAGGATGAACCCTGCTAGATGGAAAGCACTGTATGATAGAAAAGAAGGGACGGGCTTTCCACCAGGAATGAAAAGACTCTCTATTTTCTACAAATTAGACTATTATGAGAACTTGCCAATAGCCCACctatttgatactatgcatatcgGGAAAAATGTGGCAGAGTGCTTGTGGAAACATCTAAATGGAACCAACCTTGAAGCACAAATAAAGTTACGAAAGGACCTCCAAGTTGCCAATGTCATGCCGAACATGTGGTTGCATGAAAACAACTCATATGATCATGCTCCGTGGACTTTTACATCaaaggagaaagaaaacatcattgaTACAATGAAAACCATAAGATTTCCTTCTGGCTTTGGTGCAACATTAAAAAACTTATTCACAAGAGATGGATCTGAGTTCTCGGGCctaaaaacacatgattggcaCAATTGGATAAAG TATGTGTTGCCTGCAGCAATACCAAGCACTTTTGATCGTGATGTTAGGTTAACTATTTACAAACTATCCAAATATTTGAG GTGGGTCTCATCTAAAGAGATACTTCCAGATGACTTGAAGTATTGGAAAATGAatgtttcacttttgatgtgtGATATTCAAATGTGCTTCCCTCCAAGCTTTTTTAATTCTCAAGAGCACTACCTTGTACACCTAGTAGAAGAGATTGAACATTGTGGTCCTATTCATATTCGAACAATGTGGCTTGTGGAGAGATATATGAAGGTTTTAAAACAATTTGTTAGGCAAAAGGCTCGTCCAGAAGGGTCCATGGTTGAGGGGTACATGGTTTTCCAAGCAATGGTTCATTTGAGTGAGTACTTACCTCAATTGCATCTCGAAGCTTCGCGATTATGGAATtatagccaatctcaatcatttgaagGAGAAAAATTAGAGGGTCAAGGGACTTCAAAGAGGATAAAAG ATGCTAAGGAGTGGGAAGCATTACATTTGTATGTTGCATACAATTCTGATTTTATGTTGGAATGGATGGAGAAGTACGCTGAACAAAAGAAAGTAGAGGATGAAAAGGCATGGGccaatatatataatatacatggtCAAAACACTGTTCGAGGATTGCCCGCAAGCCATAAAAGAAAATGGTCGGAGAGATGCTCATGGAATTGGCTAAAGACCAATATTGAACACGAAGCAACAAAAGGGAGAAATAGAGTGACACAACAACAACTGAATTTCGTGAAAGGATCTATAAATGGGGAG GTAACATATTACGAAGGAATGTGGAATTTTGGTCATCACTTTCGCATCAAAAaggttgatgaaaagagacaaacttatGATTGTGGAGTTTCAACATCATTTGAGGTAGAATGTCGTTCACATGCAAATGATAGACAACCAATCACAAGCACACTTCGCTATTATGGAGTGCTGGAGGATATTATAGAGCTTGATTTTATGTCTTTCAAGAaagttatttttcatgttgaatGGTACAAGCTTATCAAAGTGGGTGAAGAAAAAACTATCTTTATGCACAACAATGGATTCCATATGATTAATACATCTAGGTTTGAAGCCACTTTTGAACCTTATGTGTTTCCAAATCAATGTGACCAGATATTTCTCATTCCAAATTTAGAACAACCTGGTTGGTCATTTGTTATTGATTATGATCCAAGAGGACGAAGAGTAACATATGTTGAAGACAATGAAGATGCAGAAGTCCCCCTTGATGATGAAAATAGCGTAGATGGAGATGATGAAAATTTTATTGTCAATGATGCATATGACCAGGATGAAGATCATGATGAGTTTATTGAAGTGTTCGAAGGACATGAACAACCACATGAGCATCAAGTCCATGAAGATGATGAATTTATTGATTTTAATTTGCCTGTAGTTGAAGATGATGAAGACCATGAAAATGCTAGTATTAATTTATTTGTAGATTTAGGGCCCATTAATGATGAGGTATTTATGCCATCAAATGAGGAAATTTCATTTGAGGATGACATTGTTTGA